The Stigmatopora argus isolate UIUO_Sarg chromosome 16, RoL_Sarg_1.0, whole genome shotgun sequence genome has a window encoding:
- the ciz1a gene encoding cdkn1a interacting zinc finger protein 1a isoform X1: MFNPRSHHHQQQQQQQQQQHQFHQHLRQLQQLFQQQPPPPPPPPPPPPNSAPTLPAPAHHVGHHHHQAPRAMAVPPNSVPPPPRMVNLCQATQTTVISPNPMLQGALLMQQMQGNMRGFGMAGQQFCQYFTSANRSLLGPVPIGMAMKSPLVGFPAAARPFQPSQRRFYNNAAHTASATATSLPSTSSVSDTSMDAVSSQLEKRGDSKLTVDGCTNDIPTASKAKETEADDIVNLVDDSPPKFEEQDEEEPVLKRIRMEGSEEQQQDPPLNDCLITEVDGIVPGSRDAVAVEESHVTVIGDNDPSDKQEVDGGAGDAANKFYCYLCTITCHSQENFRSHMNSVAHQQRMMEIQHMSNACLVTLLPRLHETLQGASKDSEKKETQRWCATCCAHYSTSILDHRRTEEHRLASRAAVSYCSICKKHFRSSKLFVAHLQALEHRQKIEKLQEAESGNSSELPGIDDIELVEEEKEDDRLHLDEEVLDAEHQDGLSLDREVTLKDMARDEQHNPDTVYGSSFLLPVAGFICRLCKKFYHFDSSALHTHCKSLEHFEYLKRHRESLSEKCDNADPNSSSLTGTTTDSLSRDFPTSSKELASKSELSGTHGTESQLPSDRAGSLACNPNTNEDHHEKSLP, encoded by the exons ATGTTCAACCCTCGCAgccaccaccaccaacaacaacaacaacagcagcagcagcagcaccagtTCCACCAGCATCTGCGGCAGTTACAACAACTTTTCCAGCAGCAGCCtccaccgccgccaccgcctcctcctcctcccccgaaTTCTGCACCGACACTGCCCGCACCGGCTCATCATGTTGGCCATCATCATCACCAGGCACCACG AGCCATGGCAGTACCTCCAAATTCAGTGCCGCCTCCTCCCAGAATGGTCAACCTCTGCCAGGCAACTCAAACCACCGTCATCAGCCCCAATCCCATGCTACAGGGAGCCTTATTGATGCAGCAGATGCAGG GTAACATGCGGGGTTTCGGGATGGCCGGACAGCAGTTTTGCCAGTACTTCACATCGGCAAACAGGTCTCTACTGGGGCCGGTTCCCATTGGCATGGCAATGAAGTCTCCCTTGGTGGGTTTCCCCGCTGCCGCTCGCCCCTTCCAACCTTCCCAGCGCCGCTTCTACAATAACGCTGCCCACACCGCAAGTGCAACCGCTACCAGCTTACCCAGCACCTCATCTGTTAGCGACACCAGCATG GATGCTGTTTCTTCCCAGCTGGAGAAGAGGGGTGACAGCAAGCTGACGGTTGATGGATGCACAAATGACATCCCAACAGCTAGCAAGGCCAAGGAAACTGAAGCAG ATGATATCGTGAATTTGGTGGATGATTCTCCGCCTAAATTTGAGGAACAGGATGAAGAAGAACCAGTATTGAAAAGGATAAGGATGGAAGG GTCTGAGGAACAGCAACAAGATCCTCCTCTTAATG ACTGCCTTATAACAGAGGTTGACGGCATCGTGCCAGGTTCAAGAGATGCTGTTGCAGTTGAGGAGAGCCATGTCACCGTGATTGGTGATAATGATCCCTCAGACAAGCAGGAAGTagacgggggtgctggagacgcTGCCAACAAGTTCTATTGCTACCTCTGCACCATCACTTGTCACAGTCAGGAA AACTTTCGCAGTCACATGAACAGTGTTGCCCACCAGCAGAGGATGATGGAGATTCAGCACATGAGCAACGCCTGCTTGGTCACGCTGCTACCTCGACTGCACGAGACTCTACAGGGGGCCAGTAAAGACAG cgaGAAAAAAGAGACCCAGCGTTGGTGTGCTACCTGTTGCGCTCACTACTCCACCAGCATATTGGATCATCGGCGTACGGAGGAGCACAGA CTCGCGAGTCGAGCTGCCGTGTCGTACTGCAGCATCTGCAAGAAGCACTTTAGGAGTTCGAAGCTGTTTGTGGCACACTTACAGGCACTGGAGCACCGGCAGAAAATAGAGAAG CTACAGGAAGCGGAGAGTGGCAACTCATCGGAACTGCCAGGCATCGATGACATTGAGCTGGTGGAAGAGGAGAAGGAAGATGATAGGCTCCACTTGGATGAAGAAGTTCTTGATGCTGAGCACCAG GATGGATTGAGCTTAGATAGGGAAGTGACCTTGAAGGACATGGCGAGAGATGAGCAGCACAACCCCGACACAGTCTACG gTTCCAGTTTCTTGTTGCCAGTGGCCGGTTTCATCTGCCGACTCTGCAAAAAGTTCTACCACTTTGATTCGTCAGCCCTACACACACACTGCAAGTCCCTCGAGCACTTTGAATACCTCAAA AGACATAGAGAATCACTCAGCGAGAAATGCGACAACGCTGACCCCAACAGCAGCTCTTTAACAGGAACCACCACAGACTCTCTGTCAAGAGATTTCCCCACCAGCAGCAAAGAATTAGCATCAAAGTCAGAGCTCAGCGGTACACATGGGACGGAAAGCCAACTACCTTCTGACAGGGCAGGTTCGCTAGCCTGCAATCCTAACACCAATGAAGACCACCATGAAAAATCTCTACCCTAG
- the ciz1a gene encoding cdkn1a interacting zinc finger protein 1a isoform X2, which translates to MFNPRSHHHQQQQQQQQQQHQFHQHLRQLQQLFQQQPPPPPPPPPPPPNSAPTLPAPAHHVGHHHHQAPRAMAVPPNSVPPPPRMVNLCQATQTTVISPNPMLQGALLMQQMQGNMRGFGMAGQQFCQYFTSANRSLLGPVPIGMAMKSPLVGFPAAARPFQPSQRRFYNNAAHTASATATSLPSTSSVSDTSMLEKRGDSKLTVDGCTNDIPTASKAKETEADDIVNLVDDSPPKFEEQDEEEPVLKRIRMEGSEEQQQDPPLNDCLITEVDGIVPGSRDAVAVEESHVTVIGDNDPSDKQEVDGGAGDAANKFYCYLCTITCHSQENFRSHMNSVAHQQRMMEIQHMSNACLVTLLPRLHETLQGASKDSEKKETQRWCATCCAHYSTSILDHRRTEEHRLASRAAVSYCSICKKHFRSSKLFVAHLQALEHRQKIEKLQEAESGNSSELPGIDDIELVEEEKEDDRLHLDEEVLDAEHQDGLSLDREVTLKDMARDEQHNPDTVYGSSFLLPVAGFICRLCKKFYHFDSSALHTHCKSLEHFEYLKRHRESLSEKCDNADPNSSSLTGTTTDSLSRDFPTSSKELASKSELSGTHGTESQLPSDRAGSLACNPNTNEDHHEKSLP; encoded by the exons ATGTTCAACCCTCGCAgccaccaccaccaacaacaacaacaacagcagcagcagcagcaccagtTCCACCAGCATCTGCGGCAGTTACAACAACTTTTCCAGCAGCAGCCtccaccgccgccaccgcctcctcctcctcccccgaaTTCTGCACCGACACTGCCCGCACCGGCTCATCATGTTGGCCATCATCATCACCAGGCACCACG AGCCATGGCAGTACCTCCAAATTCAGTGCCGCCTCCTCCCAGAATGGTCAACCTCTGCCAGGCAACTCAAACCACCGTCATCAGCCCCAATCCCATGCTACAGGGAGCCTTATTGATGCAGCAGATGCAGG GTAACATGCGGGGTTTCGGGATGGCCGGACAGCAGTTTTGCCAGTACTTCACATCGGCAAACAGGTCTCTACTGGGGCCGGTTCCCATTGGCATGGCAATGAAGTCTCCCTTGGTGGGTTTCCCCGCTGCCGCTCGCCCCTTCCAACCTTCCCAGCGCCGCTTCTACAATAACGCTGCCCACACCGCAAGTGCAACCGCTACCAGCTTACCCAGCACCTCATCTGTTAGCGACACCAGCATG CTGGAGAAGAGGGGTGACAGCAAGCTGACGGTTGATGGATGCACAAATGACATCCCAACAGCTAGCAAGGCCAAGGAAACTGAAGCAG ATGATATCGTGAATTTGGTGGATGATTCTCCGCCTAAATTTGAGGAACAGGATGAAGAAGAACCAGTATTGAAAAGGATAAGGATGGAAGG GTCTGAGGAACAGCAACAAGATCCTCCTCTTAATG ACTGCCTTATAACAGAGGTTGACGGCATCGTGCCAGGTTCAAGAGATGCTGTTGCAGTTGAGGAGAGCCATGTCACCGTGATTGGTGATAATGATCCCTCAGACAAGCAGGAAGTagacgggggtgctggagacgcTGCCAACAAGTTCTATTGCTACCTCTGCACCATCACTTGTCACAGTCAGGAA AACTTTCGCAGTCACATGAACAGTGTTGCCCACCAGCAGAGGATGATGGAGATTCAGCACATGAGCAACGCCTGCTTGGTCACGCTGCTACCTCGACTGCACGAGACTCTACAGGGGGCCAGTAAAGACAG cgaGAAAAAAGAGACCCAGCGTTGGTGTGCTACCTGTTGCGCTCACTACTCCACCAGCATATTGGATCATCGGCGTACGGAGGAGCACAGA CTCGCGAGTCGAGCTGCCGTGTCGTACTGCAGCATCTGCAAGAAGCACTTTAGGAGTTCGAAGCTGTTTGTGGCACACTTACAGGCACTGGAGCACCGGCAGAAAATAGAGAAG CTACAGGAAGCGGAGAGTGGCAACTCATCGGAACTGCCAGGCATCGATGACATTGAGCTGGTGGAAGAGGAGAAGGAAGATGATAGGCTCCACTTGGATGAAGAAGTTCTTGATGCTGAGCACCAG GATGGATTGAGCTTAGATAGGGAAGTGACCTTGAAGGACATGGCGAGAGATGAGCAGCACAACCCCGACACAGTCTACG gTTCCAGTTTCTTGTTGCCAGTGGCCGGTTTCATCTGCCGACTCTGCAAAAAGTTCTACCACTTTGATTCGTCAGCCCTACACACACACTGCAAGTCCCTCGAGCACTTTGAATACCTCAAA AGACATAGAGAATCACTCAGCGAGAAATGCGACAACGCTGACCCCAACAGCAGCTCTTTAACAGGAACCACCACAGACTCTCTGTCAAGAGATTTCCCCACCAGCAGCAAAGAATTAGCATCAAAGTCAGAGCTCAGCGGTACACATGGGACGGAAAGCCAACTACCTTCTGACAGGGCAGGTTCGCTAGCCTGCAATCCTAACACCAATGAAGACCACCATGAAAAATCTCTACCCTAG
- the LOC144091161 gene encoding histone H4, translated as MSGRGKGGKGLGKGGAKRHRKVLRDNIQGITKPAIRRLARRGGVKRISGLIYEETRGVLKVFLENVIRDAVTYTEHAKRKTVTAMDVVYALKRQGRTLYGFGG; from the coding sequence ATGTCTGGCAGAGGAAAGGGCGGTAAAGGACTCGGCAAAGGCGGCGCTAAGCGTCATCGCAAGGTTCTTCGTGATAACATCCAGGGTATTACCAAGCCAGCTATTCGTCGCCTTGCTCGTCGTGGTGGCGTCAAGCGTATCTCTGGTCTCATCTACGAGGAAACTCGCGGTGTGCTCAAGGTATTCTTGGAGAATGTCATCCGTGACGCCGTCACCTACACCGAGCATGCTAAGAGGAAGACCGTGACTGCCATGGACGTAGTTTACGCCCTTAAGAGACAAGGACGTACTCTTTACGGCTTCGGCGGTTAA
- the surf2 gene encoding surfeit locus protein 2: protein MDELSADVKAFLIANPFFQLTDTKRIKCTLNDHEFPCNLETLQNFTKGKKYKKLSSQTDFNYSQYEPHIVPSTKQPNQLFCKLTLRHLNRQPHHVLKHVNGKRYKKALTQYDECMKQGIEFVPIRLQQKKMKDPDVEVQQGRKPKHGNGMWEPSGDSEERSNSEDSMGDLYPPSMFMLKNPAKETMEVERCQAKDDFQTDEDDKMEVDTQAVKKRKKVQGGDFKKKFKNNKNGCKKRPGKAK from the exons ATGGATGAATTATCTGCGGACGTGAAGGCTTTCCTAATCGCCAATCCTTTTTTCCAACTGACTGACACAAAAAGG ATAAAGTGCACGTTGAACGACCACGAGTTTCCGTGCAACCTTGAGACGCTGCAGAACTTCACAAAAGGGAAAAAGTACAAGAAACTGTCCTCTCAAACAGACTTCAACTACAGCCAGTATGAGCCACACATTGTTCCAAGCACAAAACAACC GAATCAGCTCTTCTGCAAGCTGACCCTGAGGCACCTCAACAGGCAGCCTCACcatgtcttaaaacacgtcAATGGGAAGCGTTACAAAAAGGCCCTCACCCAAT ATGACGAATGCATGAAGCAGGGCATTGAATTCGTCCCCATCCGACTCCAGCAGAAAAAGATGAAAGATCCCGACGTGGAAGTCCAACAGGGAAGAAAACCCAAACACGGCAACGGCATGTGGGAGCCGTCCGGCGACTCGGAAGAACGTAGCAACTCGGAAGACAGCATGGGTGACCTCTACCCAC CATCTATGTTCATGTTGAAAAACCCAGCTAAGGAGACCATGGAGGTGGAACGTTGCCAAGCTAAGGATGACTTCCAAACTGATGAAGATGACAAAATGGAGGTCGATACGCAAGCTGTGAAGAAACGTAAAAAG GTTCAGGGTGGTGATTTTAAgaagaaatttaaaaacaacaaaaacggcTGTAAAAAGAGACCAGGGAAAGCAAAGTAA
- the LOC144091189 gene encoding histone H2A-like → MSGRGKTGGKARAKAKTRSSRAGLQFPVGRVHRLLRKGNYAQRVGAGAPVYLAAVLEYLTAEILELAGNAARDNKKTRIIPRHLQLAVRNDEELNKLLGGVTIAQGGVLPNIQAVLLPKKTEKATKAK, encoded by the coding sequence ATGAGCGGAAGAGGCAAAACCGGCGGCAAGGCCCGAGCAAAGGCAAAGACTCGCTCATCCCGTGCCGGACTGCAGTTTCCAGTCGGTCGCGTTCACAGACTGCTCCGCAAGGGCAACTACGCTCAGCGTGTTGGTGCCGGAGCTCCCGTCTACTTGGCGGCGGTGCTCGAATACTTAACCGCTGAGATCCTGGAGCTGGCCGGCAACGCAGCTCGCGACAACAAGAAGACCAGAATCATCCCCCGCCATTTGCAGCTCGCTGTTCGCAACGACGAGGAGCTCAACAAACTTCTGGGTGGAGTGACTATCGCTCAGGGCGGTGTACTTCCCAACATCCAGGCCGTGCTTCTGCCCAAGAAGACCGAGAAGGCTACTAAGGCCAAGTAA
- the LOC144090752 gene encoding uncharacterized protein LOC144090752, whose protein sequence is MQSRVGFDTAVISEDVSPEWKESIPPSLKLEVDDDEEEGLHTQEEGEFAFSHIKEEEGLWLHIKEEEEDPTYSQWENDLNKLQWTGVPLKTEDDEGPSEACSSGSSQHVATEDDGGSRGGDGLLAPLSDSEDALSRFAQDDPFESEGSDDKRWSCSQCEKTFASKWDLKQHVRIHTGEKPYACTVCGQSFSQRGYLKVHIRTHTGEKPFSCSVCGQTFSVKGNLLRHARTHTGEKPFACSICDQKFSNKGNLLRHARTHTGERPFFCLFCGQRFSHNQHLTIHTRIHTGEKPFECSNCSQRFTQKGDLKMHMRIHTGEKPFPCSVCGQRFSHKGNLIRHTRTHVGEKPFSCGVCDQKFSHKGNLMRHGRTHIPEKPFSCSDCGQTFAIELNLTKHKRIHTGEKPFSCAVCGETFPHKGSLLRHMRTHRVERKLLPAPIAVKDSS, encoded by the exons ATGCAGTCCAGAGTTGGATTCGACACAGCAG TCATCAGTGAAGATGTCAGTCCCGAATGGAAGGAGTCCATCCCTCCTTCCCTCAAACTGGAAGTTGATGATGACGAAGAAGAAGGTCTCCACACGCAAGAGGAAGGGGAATTTGCATTCTCTCATATTAAAGAAGAGGAGGGGCTATGGCTGCacatcaaagaggaggaggaagatccGACATATAGCCAATGGGAGAACGACTTGAACAAATTGCAATGGACCGGTGTCCCTTTGAAGACGGAAGATGACGAAGGCCCAAGCGAGGCGTGCAGCAGTGGATCGAGTCAACACGTGGCGACAGAGGACGATGGAGGATCGCGAGGTGGCGACGGACTCTTAGCCCCGTTGTCGGACAGTGAAGACGCATTGTCGCGTTTTGCTCAAGACGATCCTTTTGAGTCCGAAGGCTCCGACGACAAACGCTGGAGTTGTTCACAATGCGAGAAAACGTTTGCGTCCAAGTGGGACTTGAAACAGCACGTGAGAATACATACGGGGGAAAAACCGTACGCGTGCACGGTGTGCGGTCAAAGCTTCTCACAAAGGGGATATTTAAAGGTACACATCAGAACACATACGGGCGAAAAGCCGTTTTCCTGCTCGGTCTGCGGTCAAACGTTTTCTGTGAAGGGAAATTTGTTAAGGCACGCCAGGACGCACACTGGAGAGAAACCTTTCGCCTGCTCAATTTGTGATCAAAAGTTCTCTAACAAGGGGAATTTGTTAAGGCACGCTAGAACACACACCGGCGAGAGACCCTTTTTCTGCTTATTTTGCGGTCAGAGGTTCTCTCACAATCAGCACTTGACGATCCATACTAGAatccacactggggagaaacctttCGAATGCTCCAATTGCAGTCAGagattcacacagaaaggagacttaaaaatgcacatgagaatccacactggggaaaaaccTTTTCCTTGTTCGGTCTGTGGTCAAAGATTCTCTCACAAGGGAAACCTGATACGACACACGAGAACGCACGTGGGagagaaacccttttcctgtgGCGTTTGCGATCAGAAGTTCTCCCATAAAGGGAACCTGATGAGACACGGGAGAACACACATCCCggagaaacccttttcctgttcagattgtggtcaaacattcgcCATCGAGTTAAACTTGACAAAACATAAAAGAATACACACCGGGGAGAAACCATTCTCCTGTGCTGTTTGCGGTGAAACGTTTCCTCACAAGGGAAGCTTGTTAAGACACATGCGAACGCATAGAGTGGAGAGAAAACTTTTGCCTGCGCCAATTGCCGTTAAAGATTCGtcctaa
- the bbln gene encoding bublin coiled-coil protein — translation MSGPNGDPDIAIDDGFIEDSDEFSDEEFATINSMLDQINSYLDGLEERNDALNSKMHELMESNRQARIEFRAQMDVRQPEDDRSALPGTKEDHHEEPREASN, via the exons ATGTCTGGACCTAATGGAGATCCTGATATCGCCATTGATGATGGCTTCATCGAGGACAGCGACGAATTTAGCGACGAAG AGTTTGCAACCATAAACTCCATGCTGGACCAGATCAACTCCTACCTCGACGGCCTGGAGGAGAGAAACGACGCCCTCAACAGTAAAATGCACGAACTCATGGAGTCCAATCGGCAGGCCCGGATCGAGTTCCGAGCCCAGATGGACGTGCGACAGCCGGAAGATGATCGTTCGGCTTTGCCGggcaccaaagaggaccaccaTGAAGAGCCAAGAGAGGCTTCCaactaa